In Coleofasciculus chthonoplastes PCC 7420, a single genomic region encodes these proteins:
- a CDS encoding Uma2 family endonuclease: MIRLPTQSNPPDSPRQTLPTMYDLPSDNPEDPGLPDEFHFFQPLLLLLTFQPTNWNWEEVFSACDLNLYYDVNHTHWYKRPDWFGVVGIPRLYEQRELRLSYVIWQEQISPFVVVELLSPGTEDEDFGRTIPQAGSPPTKWQVYEKILRVPYYVIFSRYTLELQIFHLVEGKYQRVNLTDNRLVIPELGLSLGLWSGRFREIRGQWLRWMTPSGELIPTDNEQAVFAEQRAIAAEERAQQEAEFARLAQERAQQEAQRAQLAEERAQQEAQRAQLAEEQALAAEERAQQLAQRLRELGIDPDNI; the protein is encoded by the coding sequence TTGCCGACCATGTATGATTTACCCAGTGATAATCCGGAGGACCCTGGATTGCCTGATGAGTTTCACTTTTTTCAACCCCTGCTACTCCTTTTAACCTTTCAACCAACTAATTGGAATTGGGAGGAGGTGTTTTCTGCCTGCGATTTGAATCTTTATTATGATGTTAATCATACTCACTGGTACAAGCGTCCCGATTGGTTTGGCGTTGTCGGAATTCCTCGCTTGTATGAACAGCGAGAGTTGCGTTTAAGTTATGTGATTTGGCAAGAGCAAATTAGTCCTTTTGTGGTAGTGGAGTTATTATCTCCGGGGACGGAAGATGAGGATTTTGGACGGACAATACCCCAAGCCGGAAGTCCACCGACAAAATGGCAGGTTTATGAAAAGATTTTGCGGGTACCGTACTATGTGATTTTTAGCCGCTATACCTTGGAACTGCAAATCTTTCATTTAGTTGAGGGGAAGTATCAACGGGTGAATTTAACCGATAATCGGTTGGTCATACCCGAATTAGGGTTAAGCTTGGGATTATGGTCAGGACGGTTTCGTGAGATTCGTGGGCAATGGTTGCGATGGATGACCCCTTCAGGCGAGTTGATTCCCACGGATAATGAACAGGCTGTATTTGCTGAACAACGGGCAATCGCCGCCGAAGAACGCGCTCAGCAGGAAGCTGAATTCGCTCGATTAGCCCAAGAACGCGCCCAGCAGGAAGCCCAACGCGCACAATTAGCTGAAGAACGCGCCCAACAGGAAGCCCAACGCGCACAATTAGCTGAAGAACAGGCACTTGCTGCTGAGGAACGCGCCCAGCAATTGGCGCAACGGTTGCGAGAATTAGGGATTGATCCAGATAATATATAG